The genomic stretch CACCGGAGACTCTGATGGCATCGAAGGACATCGACCCACGCCACGACACCGCACCCGAGCGCGTCGCTCAGGACCCGTGGTCCGGGCTGCGCCGCTACACCGCCGCACGCCTCGCCCTCGGCCGGACCGGCGCCAGCCTGCCCACGCGTGAAGTGCTCGGCTTCGGTCTTGCCCACGCCCAGGCCCGGGACGCAGTGCACCTGCCGCTCGACCTCGCCGCCCTGGCCGAAGGCCTTACGCAACGCGGCCTGGCCTCGGTAACGGTCGCCAGCCAGGCGACGGACCGCGCGGCCTATCTGCTGCGCCCCGACCTCGGCCGCCGGCTCGATCCGGCAGACGCGAAACGGCTGGCCGAACGCCAGGATGCGCCCTTCGAACTGCTGCTGGTCATCGCCGACGGGCTATCCTCCATGGCCATCGAGCGCCATGCCCTGCCGCTGGTGGACGCCATCTGCGCAAGCCGGCCCGAGGGCTGGCGTCTCGGCCCTGTGGTCCTCGCCCGACAGGCGCGGGTGGCACTCGGCGACGAGATCGGTGCCGCCCTGCACGCGCCGATGGTCGCCGTGCTGGTGGGCGAGCGCCCCGGGCTGAGCGCACCGGACAGCCTCGGCATCTACCTGACCCTGGGCCCACGCCCCGGACGCATGGATGCCGAACGCAACTGCATCTCGAACGTGCGCCCAGCAGGCCTCGCCTACCCGGCGACCGCGCGCAAGCTGTGGTGGCTGTGTCAGGCCGGTCGCCAGCTCGGCCTGACTGGCGTAGCCCTGAAAGACAACAGCGACGCCGCCCCCCTTGCGGACCCCGGCACCCCCGACGCACTGACCGAACCGGACGCCTGAATCCAGAAGTCCGGCGCCAGCATCGTGTCTTCAGCTGTTGCCGTCAGGTTGTTAGCAAAACTGCCGCTCGAGACAAAGCGGATGCAGGACGTACAAACAATC from Parazoarcus communis encodes the following:
- the eutC gene encoding ethanolamine ammonia-lyase subunit EutC, translating into MASKDIDPRHDTAPERVAQDPWSGLRRYTAARLALGRTGASLPTREVLGFGLAHAQARDAVHLPLDLAALAEGLTQRGLASVTVASQATDRAAYLLRPDLGRRLDPADAKRLAERQDAPFELLLVIADGLSSMAIERHALPLVDAICASRPEGWRLGPVVLARQARVALGDEIGAALHAPMVAVLVGERPGLSAPDSLGIYLTLGPRPGRMDAERNCISNVRPAGLAYPATARKLWWLCQAGRQLGLTGVALKDNSDAAPLADPGTPDALTEPDA